A stretch of the Capsicum annuum cultivar UCD-10X-F1 chromosome 8, UCD10Xv1.1, whole genome shotgun sequence genome encodes the following:
- the LOC107839439 gene encoding annexin D4: MAEANAYAALTKAFSGLGVDESLFISTLGKWNRHQRESYRVSTPGFFREDERHFQRWDDQHILQLRQEFLRLKDAVVLYTMHPWERDARLFKEALLLKVPNHDVIIETACTRSSEDLLGARKAYHSLFEHSIEEDIAHHIQSPERKLLVALVSSYRYEGPRVNDDLAKSEAKIFVNAIKNANKKKLIDEDDEIVRILSTRSKLHLKAIYSHYKEITGNSLDEDLEGDLTLKQVVQCLCVPQAYFSKILIGSLRLDVNESAKDSVTRVIVTRADDDDMKLIKKEFQIKCGTTLPAKIEEVANGSYRDFLLTIISKSD, translated from the exons atgGCAGAGGCTAATGCATATGCAGCTCTAACCAAGGCTTTCTCAG GACTTGGTGTGGACGAGAGTTTATTCATCTCAACATTGGGGAAATGGAATCGCCATCAGAGGGAATCATACAGGGTAAGCACCCCTGGATTCTTCAGAGAAGACGAACGCCATTTCCAGAGATGGGATGATCAACATATCCTTCAGCTCCGCCAAGAATTTTTGCGTCTGAAG GATGCGGTGGTGCTGTACACAATGCACCCATGGGAAAGAGATGCTCGTTTGTTCAAGGAGGCGTTATTATTGAAAGTACCTAATCACGATGTTATCATCGAGACTGCTTGCACTCGATCCTCCGAAGATCTTTTGGGAGCAAGAAAAGCTTACCATTCCCTTTTTGAACACTCAATTGAGGAGGACATCGCCCACCATATTCAAAGTCCTGAAAGAAAG CTTCTAGTTGCTCTTGTGAGTTCCTACCGTTATGAAGGGCCACGAGTAAACGATGATCTTGCAAAATCTGAGGCTAAGATATTTGTGAATGCAATAAAAAATGCTAATAAGAAGAAGCTGATTGATGAGGATGATGAGATTGTGCGGATCCTTTCGACAAGAAGCAAGCTCCATCTTAAGGCCATCTATAGCCATTACAAGGAAATCACCGGCAACTCTTTGGACGAG GATCTCGAAGGTGACTTGACCTTGAAACAAGTTGTTCAATGTCTCTGTGTACCTCAAGCATACTTTAGCAAG ATCTTGATCGGTTCCTTAAGGTTGGATGTGAATGAATCTGCTAAAGACTCGGTGACCCGAGTCATAGTTACAAGAGCAGACGACGATGATATGAAGCTAATCAAAAAAGAATTCCAGATCAAATGTGGAACTACCTTGCCTGCAAAGATTGAAGAAGTTGCTAATGGTAGCTACAGGGATTTCTTGCTTACTATAATTTCAAAATCTGACTAA